A genomic segment from Gemmatimonas sp. encodes:
- a CDS encoding TonB-dependent receptor → MRTYAHVLSRFARHLTLAIAAAVVPASTVVAQGADAPVGRITGRIIDATTGQGIAAAGVQVVGTTIGTQSGVDGRYIIARVPAGTVTIQVRRIGYGPKTVTGIIVPANGALTQDISLSTAELQLAAVSVTASSERGTVNEALDKQRTATGIVNSVTAEQIAKSPDGDAAQAIQRVSGVTVQDGRSVFVRGLGERYTVTNLNGARLPSPEPEKRFVPLDIFPSALLQSINTTKTFTPDLAGDFSGASVDIETREFPLRRTYIFSSSIGMNDQATGRRLATAPTVGTEWRASGGSARAVPSQLATARDVANLTTREAMNGAVNSLRNAWTPIQQTGSPNGSLGLSVGGQDPIFGQRIGYLASFTYSATQEVRADDYQANPIQRDGRPQVLESWQGTGSRRGVLWGGMFNTSTMLGSKNRIALNNTYTRSADNEARQNEGASFGFSGINIQRNTLRYVERTIRSSQLKGEHTIGGRQNLDWTVSSSGVSRREPDRSDLVYAQFTPGGPYAWSDGNPDVARRTFGDLNESNWTGGANYRLAFSDSPNAVKLKMGGSYRSTARDAVNRQFSIVSNSVPVADRNLPAESLFDGRYTGGNANQFNVINVAEDGIYDATERLVAGYAMLELPFGSRLRLIAGARVEDANITVNTSLTNNNTFVSTLKNTDVLPAAVLNFKLSENGQLRASASQTLARPEYRELSPVQYLEVIGGQITRGNGDLVRTLIQNYDLKYELFPNAEEVFSIGVFAKQFDRPIERIDIATGGAPIVSFFNAASASNLGVELEARKNLGNVASALDAFSVFTNLTLMQSTIKVGADASANTNADRPMMGQAPWVANVGSSWASKSGRISSTLLYSAVGPRIYAAGTIPFPDVKEQTRHVVDFSVRFPVTQLFQLKLDARNLLDAPYKLTQGPVTRESYRMGRQLSVGAQWRR, encoded by the coding sequence ATGCGGACCTACGCACACGTGCTCTCCCGTTTCGCGCGTCATTTGACGCTGGCGATTGCGGCTGCCGTCGTTCCCGCTTCTACAGTTGTGGCACAGGGAGCTGACGCTCCTGTTGGACGGATTACTGGCCGCATCATCGACGCGACCACTGGCCAGGGCATCGCGGCCGCTGGCGTGCAGGTGGTCGGCACCACGATTGGTACGCAGTCCGGCGTCGACGGTCGATACATCATCGCCCGCGTGCCTGCGGGCACAGTAACGATTCAAGTGCGGCGCATCGGATACGGACCGAAGACCGTCACGGGCATCATCGTGCCGGCGAACGGTGCGCTCACCCAGGACATCTCGCTCAGTACGGCCGAACTCCAGCTGGCTGCGGTGAGCGTCACCGCAAGCAGCGAGCGCGGCACGGTCAACGAAGCGCTCGACAAGCAGCGCACCGCCACCGGTATCGTGAACTCGGTCACGGCCGAACAGATCGCCAAGAGCCCGGACGGTGATGCGGCGCAGGCGATTCAGCGTGTGAGCGGCGTGACCGTGCAAGACGGACGTAGCGTGTTCGTGCGCGGACTCGGCGAGCGGTACACGGTAACCAACCTGAACGGCGCGCGCTTGCCGAGCCCGGAGCCGGAGAAGCGCTTCGTGCCACTGGACATCTTTCCGTCGGCGCTGCTGCAGTCCATCAACACCACGAAGACCTTCACCCCCGACTTGGCCGGCGACTTCTCAGGCGCCTCAGTCGACATCGAAACACGCGAATTTCCGCTGCGCCGGACGTACATCTTCTCCTCGTCGATCGGCATGAACGATCAGGCGACCGGCCGTCGTCTGGCTACCGCGCCGACGGTGGGAACGGAGTGGCGAGCCAGTGGTGGTTCGGCTCGTGCAGTGCCGTCGCAGTTGGCGACCGCGCGCGACGTAGCGAACCTCACCACGCGCGAAGCGATGAACGGCGCGGTCAACTCGCTGCGAAACGCTTGGACGCCCATCCAGCAGACGGGCTCGCCGAATGGATCGCTGGGCCTGAGCGTAGGCGGTCAGGATCCGATCTTCGGTCAGCGCATCGGATACCTCGCCTCGTTTACGTACTCGGCCACGCAGGAAGTCCGGGCCGACGACTATCAAGCCAATCCGATTCAGCGTGACGGTCGCCCGCAAGTACTGGAGTCGTGGCAGGGAACGGGCAGCCGTCGTGGGGTGCTCTGGGGCGGCATGTTCAATACGAGCACCATGCTCGGCAGCAAGAATCGCATCGCGCTCAACAACACATACACTCGCAGCGCGGACAACGAGGCTCGCCAGAACGAAGGCGCGTCGTTCGGCTTCTCGGGCATCAACATTCAGCGTAACACGCTGCGCTATGTAGAGCGCACGATTCGCTCGTCGCAGCTTAAGGGAGAACACACGATCGGCGGGCGGCAGAATCTCGACTGGACGGTGTCGTCGTCTGGCGTCTCGCGACGCGAGCCGGATCGCTCCGACCTCGTGTACGCGCAGTTCACTCCCGGAGGGCCGTACGCCTGGAGCGACGGTAATCCTGACGTGGCGCGTCGCACGTTCGGCGATCTCAATGAGAGCAACTGGACGGGTGGTGCCAACTACCGACTCGCGTTCAGCGATAGCCCGAATGCTGTCAAGCTCAAGATGGGTGGCTCGTACCGCTCCACCGCGCGCGACGCGGTGAATCGCCAGTTCAGCATCGTCTCCAATTCTGTGCCGGTCGCCGATCGCAACCTGCCGGCGGAATCGCTCTTCGACGGACGCTACACGGGTGGGAACGCAAACCAGTTCAACGTTATCAACGTCGCGGAAGACGGCATTTACGATGCGACCGAGCGCTTGGTCGCGGGCTATGCCATGCTCGAGCTGCCGTTCGGTTCGCGCCTCCGGCTTATCGCCGGCGCCCGCGTCGAAGACGCTAACATCACGGTGAACACGTCGCTGACGAACAACAACACGTTTGTCTCGACGCTCAAGAACACCGACGTGCTGCCCGCCGCCGTGCTGAACTTCAAGCTGTCCGAGAATGGTCAGCTGCGCGCCTCGGCCTCGCAGACGTTGGCGCGCCCTGAGTATCGCGAGCTCTCGCCGGTGCAGTATCTCGAAGTCATCGGCGGCCAGATCACGCGCGGTAATGGTGACCTGGTCCGCACACTGATCCAGAACTACGATCTCAAGTACGAACTCTTCCCGAACGCCGAAGAAGTGTTCAGCATCGGCGTGTTCGCGAAGCAGTTCGACCGCCCCATCGAGCGCATCGATATCGCAACGGGCGGCGCCCCGATCGTCTCGTTCTTCAACGCCGCGTCGGCCAGCAACCTCGGCGTCGAGCTCGAGGCCCGCAAGAATCTCGGCAACGTGGCCAGTGCGCTCGACGCGTTCAGCGTGTTCACGAACCTCACGCTCATGCAGAGCACCATCAAGGTGGGCGCAGACGCCTCGGCGAATACCAATGCCGATCGACCGATGATGGGCCAAGCCCCGTGGGTGGCCAATGTTGGTTCGTCGTGGGCGAGCAAGTCGGGACGCATCTCCTCCACGCTGCTCTACTCGGCGGTCGGGCCGCGCATCTACGCCGCCGGCACGATTCCCTTCCCCGATGTGAAGGAACAGACGCGTCACGTGGTGGACTTCTCCGTGCGCTTCCCGGTGACGCAGCTGTTCCAGCTCAAGCTTGACGCGCGTAACCTGCTCGACGCGCCGTACAAGCTCACGCAGGGTCCCGTCACGCGCGAATCGTATCGCATGGGTCGCCAGCTCTCGGTGGGAGCGCAGTGGCGTCGGTGA
- a CDS encoding fibronectin type III domain-containing protein: MTRNWTRRAPRAGAILGLIALAACGDDGPTTPAALTTPTGVVGTSPSPTSVRIAWLAVSSASGYRVERAPEVGGTFAQIGTPTTPEYVDSALLPETAYRYRVIAVRGSDVSPTSTEVTVRTSNRTVVQVTSDVTTNTTWTAGNTYQLTRIISVANGAVLTIEPGTLVIGAPITTGQAPAVSALMVLRGARVNAIGTRSAPIIMTSSAAAGNRAPGDWGGLIIVGNASSNRTGRTVVEGPAPADTVSWNGGTADADNSGSYVYTRVEFAGAAAQLNVELNSFSFYAVGRGTRVEYVQAIRGLDDMFEFFGGTVDARYLVSYESGDDHFDAAEGFRGRLQYMIALQTGPRVSPRAGNPGALSGEQSGFEVDGCGSASGTCAVGFNSTPYSMPVFANFTVVGPGAGVLPVRAGGDGGLGANIRRGTGGVWMNGVIARWPEAAFSIFDPETNTRLTEDSLNLRNLLFAENNRDYDAAGATNRFGTVDKFTTASIRTSAAPANALFLSLPGAATEIANNATLDWTPVAGSLLTTGGTGVTLPGRVPTRVTNFFGGTMAGTTFVGAADPAATDKWWTGWTAYYRN, encoded by the coding sequence ATGACTCGTAATTGGACTCGCAGGGCACCTCGCGCCGGCGCCATCCTCGGCCTGATCGCCCTCGCCGCCTGTGGCGACGACGGTCCAACAACACCGGCGGCGTTGACCACGCCGACCGGCGTCGTCGGTACATCGCCCTCGCCGACGAGCGTTCGTATCGCTTGGTTGGCGGTCAGCTCGGCCAGTGGGTACCGCGTGGAACGCGCGCCGGAAGTTGGCGGCACGTTCGCGCAGATCGGTACGCCCACCACGCCTGAGTATGTGGATTCGGCGCTGTTGCCCGAGACTGCGTATCGATATCGCGTGATCGCTGTCCGCGGCTCAGATGTCAGCCCGACGTCGACCGAAGTGACGGTTCGGACGAGCAATCGCACGGTCGTGCAGGTCACATCCGATGTGACAACGAATACGACTTGGACCGCAGGCAACACCTACCAACTGACGCGCATCATCTCGGTCGCGAACGGCGCAGTGCTCACGATTGAGCCCGGCACGCTGGTCATCGGTGCGCCGATCACGACGGGACAGGCGCCCGCCGTCTCAGCGCTCATGGTGCTTCGCGGCGCACGAGTCAACGCGATCGGAACGCGATCGGCGCCGATCATCATGACGTCGTCGGCGGCCGCTGGCAACCGCGCTCCTGGCGATTGGGGCGGATTGATCATCGTTGGCAACGCTTCGTCGAACCGTACCGGTCGTACGGTAGTTGAAGGTCCGGCTCCGGCCGACACGGTGAGCTGGAACGGCGGCACGGCCGATGCAGACAACTCAGGCTCGTATGTCTACACTCGCGTGGAGTTTGCCGGCGCCGCAGCGCAGTTGAACGTCGAGCTCAACTCGTTCTCGTTCTACGCCGTCGGTCGCGGTACGCGCGTCGAGTATGTGCAGGCGATCCGCGGCCTTGACGACATGTTCGAGTTCTTCGGCGGTACGGTGGACGCACGCTACCTGGTGTCCTACGAGTCGGGTGACGATCATTTCGACGCGGCCGAAGGATTCCGTGGCCGGCTGCAGTATATGATCGCTCTCCAGACTGGTCCGCGCGTGTCTCCGCGTGCCGGCAACCCCGGCGCCCTGTCGGGCGAGCAGAGCGGCTTTGAAGTGGACGGCTGTGGATCGGCGTCTGGCACCTGTGCGGTCGGCTTCAATTCCACGCCGTACAGCATGCCCGTGTTCGCGAATTTCACCGTGGTCGGGCCTGGTGCGGGCGTGTTGCCGGTTCGTGCCGGCGGCGACGGCGGACTGGGCGCGAACATTCGCCGCGGCACTGGCGGCGTCTGGATGAACGGTGTGATCGCGCGCTGGCCGGAAGCGGCGTTCTCGATCTTTGATCCCGAGACGAACACGCGACTCACGGAAGACTCACTGAACTTGCGCAATCTCCTGTTCGCCGAGAACAACCGCGACTACGACGCGGCTGGGGCCACGAACCGGTTCGGCACCGTGGACAAGTTTACGACCGCGTCGATCCGTACGTCCGCCGCCCCGGCCAACGCGTTGTTCCTCTCCCTCCCGGGAGCGGCCACCGAGATCGCGAACAATGCGACGCTCGACTGGACGCCAGTTGCGGGCTCGCTGCTGACGACGGGTGGCACGGGCGTCACGTTGCCGGGTCGCGTCCCGACGCGCGTGACGAACTTCTTCGGTGGCACGATGGCGGGAACCACGTTCGTTGGCGCCGCCGACCCGGCTGCCACGGACAAGTGGTGGACCGGCTGGACGGCATACTACCGTAACTAG
- the pstS gene encoding phosphate ABC transporter substrate-binding protein PstS has translation MPRLSISLSRIGLPALVLAALAMIAACGDRRSSAVDSTTALAPSGTRVDLTGAGATFPYPLYSRWFNEYATLTNVRINYQSIGSGGGIRQVVARTVDFGATDVPMTDAELASAGMPVLHIPTVIGAVAITYNLPGLSRPLNLSPDVIADIFLGTITRWSDARITALNPNVTMPDTDILVVHRADGSGTSYIFSDFLTTVSPAWAAGPGRGKDVRWPVGIGGKGNEGVAGQVKQMPGAVGYLEVVYARQNRLPVVHVRNAAGRFISPMPFEIASAATAVLEADRKLFASDAKGAPDLRVSLVNAPGAQSYPIASFTWMLVAPTAIGPQKSRQLAAFIRWALLDNPDVASTLGYVPLPSEAATRIVDRLDATLAAGRPGSP, from the coding sequence GTGCCGCGACTATCAATTTCCCTCAGCCGTATTGGTCTGCCAGCGCTCGTGCTCGCGGCCTTGGCGATGATCGCGGCGTGCGGTGATCGTCGATCTAGCGCCGTCGACTCCACCACTGCGCTCGCGCCGAGTGGCACCCGCGTCGACTTGACCGGCGCCGGCGCCACCTTTCCGTATCCGCTTTACTCGCGCTGGTTCAACGAGTACGCCACCCTCACCAACGTCCGCATCAACTATCAGTCGATCGGATCCGGCGGCGGCATTCGTCAGGTCGTCGCGCGCACCGTCGACTTCGGCGCCACCGATGTGCCAATGACGGATGCCGAACTTGCCAGCGCCGGCATGCCGGTGCTGCACATCCCGACCGTCATCGGCGCCGTCGCCATCACGTACAACCTGCCGGGATTGTCGCGGCCGCTCAACCTCAGCCCCGACGTCATCGCCGACATTTTCCTCGGCACGATCACGCGCTGGAGCGACGCACGCATCACCGCGCTAAATCCGAATGTCACGATGCCCGACACCGATATCCTGGTCGTGCATCGCGCCGATGGCAGCGGGACGTCGTACATCTTCAGCGACTTCCTCACCACCGTGAGCCCTGCCTGGGCCGCCGGACCGGGCCGTGGCAAAGACGTGCGCTGGCCGGTCGGTATCGGCGGTAAGGGCAATGAGGGGGTGGCGGGCCAAGTGAAGCAGATGCCGGGTGCGGTCGGGTATCTCGAAGTCGTGTACGCACGACAGAATCGCCTGCCGGTCGTGCACGTGCGCAACGCGGCCGGCCGGTTCATCTCACCGATGCCCTTCGAGATCGCGTCGGCGGCCACCGCCGTGTTGGAGGCCGATCGCAAACTCTTCGCGTCCGACGCCAAGGGCGCACCAGACCTCCGCGTATCGCTCGTGAACGCGCCCGGAGCGCAGTCGTACCCGATCGCGTCATTCACCTGGATGCTGGTGGCACCAACGGCCATCGGCCCGCAGAAGAGCCGCCAGCTCGCGGCCTTCATCCGCTGGGCCCTGCTCGACAATCCCGACGTGGCCAGCACGTTGGGCTATGTGCCGCTCCCGTCCGAAGCCGCCACCCGCATTGTGGATCGACTCGACGCCACGCTGGCAGCCGGACGGCCCGGGTCGCCGTGA
- the pstC gene encoding phosphate ABC transporter permease subunit PstC, with amino-acid sequence MQSPLGDRLYRTITTVCAAAIPFVLVLLTAVVVRAAWPALALHAGDLAFGRTWDVPHERFGAVPAVVGTLLSSLIALAIATPLALGVAIFTVDIGPRRLHEPVAFLVNLLAAIPSVVYGLWGVFVLVPMLRNTIMPALLPFGAVMPLFRGPAYGPSLLAASLVLAIMILPYIASVSREVLRAVPQTQREAALALGATRWEVVRDAVLPAARSGLIGGVMLGLGRALGETLAVAMVIGNRHAIPDSLFDPAYTMASLLANEFAEASSDAHLSALMAVAALLLLITLLVNLLARWLVQRVATGLPGSRWT; translated from the coding sequence ATGCAGTCCCCCCTCGGTGACCGGCTTTATCGCACGATCACGACGGTGTGCGCCGCCGCGATCCCCTTCGTGCTCGTGCTGCTCACCGCCGTGGTTGTGCGCGCGGCATGGCCCGCCCTGGCACTCCATGCCGGCGATCTCGCCTTCGGCCGCACGTGGGATGTGCCGCATGAGCGATTTGGCGCCGTACCGGCCGTTGTCGGCACGCTGCTCTCCTCCCTGATCGCGTTGGCGATCGCGACGCCGCTCGCTCTCGGTGTAGCCATCTTCACCGTCGACATCGGCCCTCGTCGCCTGCACGAACCGGTCGCGTTTCTGGTCAATCTGCTCGCGGCGATACCGTCGGTGGTGTACGGTCTCTGGGGGGTGTTCGTACTGGTGCCCATGCTCCGCAACACGATCATGCCGGCGCTGCTGCCCTTCGGTGCCGTAATGCCGCTGTTCCGCGGTCCGGCCTACGGCCCAAGTCTGCTCGCAGCCAGTCTCGTGCTCGCCATCATGATCCTGCCGTACATCGCCAGTGTGAGCCGAGAAGTGTTGCGAGCCGTGCCGCAGACGCAGCGTGAGGCCGCGCTGGCGTTGGGTGCCACCCGCTGGGAGGTGGTGCGCGATGCCGTCTTACCCGCAGCTCGCTCTGGCTTGATCGGCGGCGTCATGCTGGGCCTCGGCCGCGCCCTCGGCGAAACGCTCGCGGTCGCGATGGTGATTGGCAACCGGCACGCCATTCCCGACTCGTTGTTCGATCCCGCCTATACCATGGCGTCGCTCCTCGCCAATGAATTTGCCGAGGCCTCGAGCGATGCGCACCTGTCCGCCCTGATGGCCGTCGCGGCCTTGCTGCTGCTCATCACGCTGCTGGTGAATCTGCTGGCCCGTTGGCTCGTCCAGCGCGTGGCGACCGGGTTGCCCGGTTCACGGTGGACATGA
- the pstA gene encoding phosphate ABC transporter permease PstA, translating into MTTRARQRQRRGQVMTVLTWIAAAVAVIPLVLILAQLLLNGLLQLTPTFFTQMPSPPGVRGGGVANAIIGSIMLVAIAMSVAVPVGIGAGLYLAEHRRGRFALVVRLLADVLSGLPSIVLGIFAWELIVRPSGHFSAWAGGIALGLLVLPLVTIATEEMVRLVPVALTEAALALGFSRWRTALAVVLRTAMPGIVTAVLIAMSRAAGETAPLLFTAFGNPFWSVDPSRPIAALPLQIYSYAQSPYDEWRAQAWAGALVLLILVTIISVAGRAVVGARAKLLSAVTPRVGRVDE; encoded by the coding sequence ATGACAACGCGCGCGCGTCAGCGTCAACGCCGCGGCCAGGTCATGACCGTGCTCACGTGGATCGCCGCCGCCGTCGCCGTGATCCCGCTCGTACTTATCCTCGCGCAACTGCTGCTGAATGGGCTCCTTCAACTCACGCCTACGTTCTTCACGCAGATGCCGTCGCCACCGGGCGTCCGTGGCGGTGGTGTTGCGAACGCGATCATAGGATCGATCATGCTCGTCGCCATTGCGATGTCGGTGGCCGTTCCGGTCGGTATCGGGGCGGGCTTGTATCTCGCCGAACACCGTCGCGGACGATTCGCGCTGGTCGTGCGATTGCTGGCCGATGTACTGAGTGGACTTCCATCCATCGTGCTCGGCATCTTTGCGTGGGAACTGATCGTCCGTCCATCCGGACATTTCTCGGCGTGGGCCGGCGGCATCGCCTTGGGGTTGCTTGTCCTGCCGCTCGTGACTATAGCCACCGAGGAGATGGTACGACTCGTGCCAGTCGCACTCACCGAAGCAGCCTTGGCGCTTGGCTTCTCGCGCTGGAGAACTGCGCTTGCCGTGGTACTGCGCACGGCGATGCCCGGTATCGTGACGGCCGTGCTGATCGCGATGTCGCGGGCGGCCGGCGAAACCGCTCCACTGCTCTTCACCGCGTTCGGCAACCCGTTCTGGTCCGTCGATCCGTCTCGGCCAATCGCCGCGCTGCCGCTACAGATCTATTCCTACGCGCAGAGCCCCTACGACGAGTGGCGCGCACAAGCGTGGGCCGGCGCCTTGGTGTTGCTCATCCTCGTCACCATCATCAGCGTCGCGGGCCGCGCCGTCGTGGGCGCACGCGCCAAACTGTTGTCAGCGGTCACGCCGCGTGTGGGTCGCGTGGATGAGTGA
- a CDS encoding phosphate ABC transporter ATP-binding protein: MSELSLPAVAAPPVHLRNLSAGFADRGVLRQITVDAPAGRVLAIVGPSGCGKSTVLRCINRLHELDEGAFVSGDVSIGAFSAYTPNADVIALRRRVGMVFQRPTPFVTLSVFDNVASGLRAQRRGLPQSELEGLVEVALQRAGLWREVVDRLFGSAMALSGGQQQRLCIARALAVQPDVLLLDEPTASLDPMGTQRIEELLYDLRDTVTVIMVTHNMQQAARISDVTAFLLDGRVVECAPTRQLFTTPADARTEAYITGRFG, from the coding sequence ATGAGTGAGCTGTCGCTCCCGGCCGTCGCCGCACCACCGGTACATCTCCGCAACCTCTCGGCGGGCTTCGCCGATCGTGGCGTGCTGCGACAAATCACCGTCGATGCGCCGGCAGGCCGCGTGCTGGCCATCGTCGGTCCGTCCGGGTGCGGCAAGAGCACGGTGTTGCGATGCATCAATCGGCTGCACGAGCTCGACGAAGGCGCGTTCGTGAGTGGCGACGTGTCGATCGGCGCGTTCTCTGCTTATACACCAAACGCCGACGTGATCGCCCTGCGCCGTCGCGTGGGTATGGTTTTTCAGCGGCCCACTCCCTTTGTCACGCTCTCTGTGTTCGACAACGTGGCCTCGGGACTGCGCGCTCAACGTCGCGGGTTGCCGCAGAGCGAGTTGGAAGGACTGGTGGAAGTCGCGTTGCAGCGCGCGGGACTCTGGCGCGAGGTCGTCGACCGACTTTTCGGGTCGGCCATGGCATTGTCCGGCGGTCAACAGCAACGACTGTGCATTGCGCGCGCGCTGGCGGTGCAACCCGACGTGCTGCTGCTCGACGAGCCGACGGCGTCGCTCGATCCCATGGGCACCCAGCGTATCGAAGAGTTGCTGTACGATCTGCGCGATACCGTCACGGTCATCATGGTGACGCACAACATGCAGCAGGCGGCGCGCATCTCCGACGTCACAGCGTTTCTGCTCGATGGTCGGGTAGTGGAGTGTGCGCCGACCCGTCAGCTGTTCACGACGCCGGCCGACGCGCGCACCGAAGCGTATATCACCGGCCGGTTTGGATGA
- the pstB gene encoding phosphate ABC transporter ATP-binding protein PstB, protein MITDIHSLPGAVVLERFSAWFGAAPALHNVDFAVRPRSVTALIGPSGSGKSTLLRAINRLNDELPGARHAGRLLLDGANVYDPAVDVSELRQRVGMVFQRSNPFPRSVFDNVAYGPRLNTGATGRALDDTVEDALRRAALWDEVKDRLHDNALTLSGGQQQRLCIARALANRPALLLLDEPTSALDPQATQRIEELLYDLQQDLTIIIVTHNLHQAARVSRRTALLVDGVLVEDAATDQLFTRPADSRTEAFITGRFG, encoded by the coding sequence ATGATCACCGACATCCACAGCCTTCCCGGTGCCGTGGTCCTCGAGCGCTTCTCCGCGTGGTTCGGCGCCGCGCCCGCGTTGCACAACGTCGACTTCGCGGTCCGTCCGCGGTCCGTCACCGCGCTCATCGGTCCGTCCGGGTCGGGCAAGAGCACGTTGTTGCGCGCCATCAACCGCCTCAACGATGAGCTGCCGGGCGCGCGTCATGCCGGACGACTCCTGCTCGACGGCGCCAATGTGTACGATCCTGCGGTCGACGTGAGTGAACTGCGCCAGCGCGTTGGCATGGTGTTTCAACGGTCGAATCCGTTTCCACGTTCGGTCTTTGACAATGTGGCCTACGGCCCGCGCCTCAACACCGGCGCGACCGGTCGCGCCCTCGACGACACCGTCGAAGACGCGCTGCGCCGCGCCGCGCTGTGGGACGAGGTCAAAGATCGACTGCACGACAACGCCCTCACGCTGTCCGGCGGACAACAGCAGCGGCTGTGCATCGCACGAGCGCTCGCCAATCGGCCGGCACTCTTGCTGCTCGACGAACCGACCAGCGCGCTCGATCCACAGGCTACGCAGCGCATCGAAGAACTCCTGTACGACCTTCAGCAGGACCTCACCATCATCATCGTGACCCATAACCTGCATCAGGCCGCGCGCGTCTCCCGACGCACGGCGCTACTGGTGGACGGCGTGCTGGTGGAAGACGCCGCCACCGATCAGCTGTTCACGCGTCCGGCCGATTCACGCACCGAGGCGTTCATCACAGGGAGGTTCGGCTGA
- the phoU gene encoding phosphate signaling complex protein PhoU: MRNAPAGYRHFHDELALLKQRLLDMSERAESLVALAIEALLERDRDKAIAVIEADEELDRLEVEAENQAIAMLALQQPMARDLRFLIGAIKVSSDLERVGDHAVNIAQCAVRLVDQRMPAPALPALADMARRARAMLSDALDAFIRGDGALGRAVGKADDDVDAQHEGIFRALLADMMRDPQTIAPSLELLLVSRNLERVADLATNIGEDAVYLAEGKQIRHRFDEDAPTPSSSDST, translated from the coding sequence ATGCGCAATGCCCCCGCCGGCTACCGACATTTCCACGACGAGCTCGCGCTACTGAAGCAGCGGCTGCTCGACATGTCCGAGCGTGCCGAATCGTTGGTCGCGCTGGCGATTGAAGCGCTGCTCGAGCGCGACCGCGACAAGGCGATCGCCGTCATCGAGGCCGACGAGGAACTCGACCGACTCGAGGTGGAGGCGGAGAATCAGGCCATTGCCATGCTGGCTCTGCAGCAGCCGATGGCACGCGACCTCCGCTTTCTCATCGGGGCCATCAAGGTGTCCAGCGACCTCGAGCGCGTGGGCGATCACGCCGTGAATATCGCCCAGTGTGCGGTGCGCCTGGTCGATCAGCGCATGCCGGCGCCGGCGCTCCCTGCCCTCGCCGATATGGCTCGGCGGGCCCGCGCCATGCTCAGCGACGCGCTCGACGCGTTTATCCGCGGAGATGGCGCACTCGGCCGCGCCGTTGGCAAGGCGGATGACGACGTCGACGCGCAACACGAAGGCATCTTCCGCGCGCTGCTCGCCGACATGATGCGAGACCCGCAAACCATCGCCCCATCGCTCGAACTCCTGTTGGTGAGCCGGAATCTGGAGCGGGTGGCCGATCTGGCCACCAACATCGGGGAAGACGCCGTGTATCTTGCCGAGGGGAAGCAGATCCGTCATCGGTTCGACGAGGATGCCCCAACGCCCTCTTCCAGCGACTCGACATGA